In a single window of the Mauremys reevesii isolate NIE-2019 linkage group 3, ASM1616193v1, whole genome shotgun sequence genome:
- the ZFP36L2 gene encoding mRNA decay activator protein ZFP36L2, translating into MSTTLLSAFYDIDFLCKSEKALTNLSSMLDKKAVGTPVTSPSSSFAPGFLRRHSTSNLQALANSSKFPSSSGSSSSSSSSSSSFGSLKETGTGGGGGGGSSSPTALLNKENKFRDRSFSENGERSQHLMQQLQQQAGKGGGGAPINSTRYKTELCRPFEESGACKYGEKCQFAHGFHELRSLTRHPKYKTELCRTFHTIGFCPYGPRCHFIHNADERRPAPGGGTAATAAPHHHPHPPPPHPAGSTGDLRAFAPRDPPLGGGGGGFGPQRGAGARPKLHPSLSVAGVAAHHQHGCGQQPGGRLEAALLESPGGSRTPPPPASASYCDELLSPPCANNAFAFSGQELGSLIAPLAIHSPSFAASPAAAAAAAVAAAAFYRCQQQQPPPPPGGSCPPPPASPPFSFQPLRRLSESPVFDAPPSPPDSLSDRESYLSGSLSSGSLSGSESPSLDSGRRLPIFSRLSISDD; encoded by the exons ATGTCTACGACACTTTTATCTGCCTTCTACGACATCGACTTCTTGTGCAAG AGTGAAAAAGCCCTAACCAACCTGAGCAGCATGCTGGACAAGAAGGCGGTGGGGACCCCCGTGacctcccccagctccagcttcGCGCCGGGGTTTCTGCGAAGGCACTCGACCAGCAACCTGCAGGCGCTGGCCAACAGCTCCAAGTTCCCCAGCTCCTCGGGCTCCAGCTCGTCgtcctcgtcctcctcttcctcgttCGGCAGCCTGAAGGAGACGGGcacgggcggggggggaggcggagggagcagcagccccaccGCGCTGCTCAACAAGGAGAACAAGTTCCGGGACCGCTCGTTCAGCGAGAATGGCGAGCGCAGCCAGCACCtgatgcagcagctgcagcagcaggcggggaagggcggcggCGGGGCGCCCATCAACTCCACGCGCTACAAGACGGAGCTGTGCCGGCCCTTCGAGGAGAGCGGCGCCTGCAAGTACGGCGAGAAGTGCCAGTTCGCGCACGGCTTCCACGAGCTGCGCAGCCTGACGCGCCACCCCAAGTACAAGACCGAGCTGTGCCGCACCTTCCACACCATCGGCTTCTGCCCCTACGGCCCGCGCTGCCACTTCATCCACAACGCGGACGAGCGCCGCCCCGCGCCCGGAGGGGGAACGGCCGCGACCGCCGCCCcgcaccaccacccccacccgccGCCGCCTCACCCCGCCGGCAGCACCGGTGACCTGCGCGCCTTCGccccccgggacccgccgctggggggcggcggcggcgggttcGGGCCCCAGCGCGGCGCGGGCGCGCGGCCCAAGCTGCACCCCAGCCTGAGCGTCGCCGGCGTCGCCGCCCACCACCAGCACGGCTGCGGGCAGCAGCCCGGCGGGCGCCTGGAGGCGGCGCTGCTCGAgagccccggcgggtcccgcacCCCTCCGCCGCCCGCCTCCGCCTCCTACTGCGACGAGCTGCTCTCGCCGCCCTGCGCCAACAACGCCTTCGCCTTCTcgggccaggagctgggcagcCTCATCGCGCCGCTCGCCATCCACAGCCCCAGCTTCGCCGCcagccccgccgccgccgccgccgccgcggtaGCTGCCGCCGCCTTctaccgctgccagcagcagcagccgccgccgccgcccggggGCAGctgcccgccgccgcccgcctcgcctcccttcagcttccagcccctgCGCCGCCTCTCCGAGTCCCCGGTCTTCGACGCGCCGCCCAGTCCCCC